One Mangrovimonas cancribranchiae DNA segment encodes these proteins:
- a CDS encoding M28 family peptidase: MLKKLVAFVLLIGAVYWSFYVLLPNTISDLDANDNTFSTQRALVQLKEISKSPHYLGNQAHTQVRDYIISELEKLGLQPEVQEGYSMSQWGNLSKPKNIVARIPGTNPTKALLLMSHYDSNPHSSFGASDAGSGVVTILEGLRAYLKSNTPKNDIIVLITDGEELGLNGADIFVNQHPWAKDVGLVLNFEARGSGGPSYMLIETNQGNANLMKGFVEANPEFPVANSLAYSIYKMLPNDTDLTRFREDADIDGFNFAFIDNHFDYHTALDTYKRTDRNSLEHQGSYLMPLLDYFAKTDLTQVKSNEDYIYLNVPLFKTVIYPFSWNMPMLIIGVVFFIFLLIYGFKRRILNISSIGKGFLAFLIALGITGSLGFVLWKGILALFPQYQEMLHGFTYNGHTYIAAFVSLSLSLCLYIYHKFYTEKNTASLLVAPIAIWLIICTFIVFKLEGASFFIIPVYFALISLFVLIRQQKPNLILLALLAFPVITIMAPFVKMFPVGLGLKILFVSCIFVSLIFGFLIPVLGFFKHKNRWALLFSVIGLCFLGSACLNSDFTNDTPKPNSLVYILDDNNNTASWATYDTMLDEWNKSKLGDSPKEALPLKDYTAASKYSTGFTYMNTAEIKKLPKPIVEISWDTIINGKRTVELCFKSKRQAERIEVYADTSLVFNNAIINGVEAHKNTPSKTVFGNRKSKRLFSYYIADNEPLDIVLTVPANQKTTLEFFEASFNLLQNNMFNVPKRPKNMIPKPFVLNDAIILKKTMILE; encoded by the coding sequence ATGTTAAAAAAACTTGTCGCTTTTGTCCTACTTATTGGTGCCGTTTATTGGAGTTTCTATGTCTTGCTTCCCAATACTATTTCAGATTTAGATGCTAATGACAATACATTTTCTACACAACGTGCTTTAGTTCAACTTAAAGAGATTTCTAAATCGCCTCATTATTTAGGAAACCAAGCACACACACAAGTTAGAGACTATATTATTTCTGAATTGGAAAAGCTAGGACTTCAACCCGAAGTTCAAGAAGGTTACTCCATGAGCCAATGGGGGAATTTATCTAAACCTAAAAATATTGTGGCTAGAATTCCTGGCACAAACCCTACAAAAGCCTTGCTTTTAATGTCGCATTACGATAGCAACCCACATTCGTCGTTTGGTGCTAGCGATGCCGGATCTGGTGTAGTTACCATTTTAGAAGGCTTACGAGCATATCTTAAAAGTAACACACCAAAAAACGATATTATTGTATTAATTACCGACGGTGAAGAATTAGGCTTAAATGGCGCCGATATTTTTGTAAATCAACACCCGTGGGCAAAAGATGTTGGGCTAGTCCTAAATTTTGAAGCACGAGGAAGTGGCGGCCCTAGTTATATGCTTATTGAAACCAATCAAGGCAATGCCAATTTAATGAAAGGCTTTGTAGAGGCTAACCCTGAGTTTCCTGTAGCAAACTCTTTAGCTTATAGCATTTATAAAATGCTCCCAAATGACACCGATTTAACTCGCTTTAGAGAAGACGCTGATATAGATGGATTTAATTTTGCTTTTATTGATAATCATTTTGATTATCACACTGCATTAGACACTTATAAACGTACCGATAGAAACTCGTTAGAGCATCAAGGAAGCTACCTCATGCCTTTGCTCGATTACTTTGCTAAAACCGATTTAACACAAGTAAAAAGCAACGAAGACTATATTTACCTTAATGTGCCTTTATTTAAAACCGTTATTTATCCGTTTTCATGGAATATGCCTATGCTTATTATTGGTGTAGTTTTCTTTATTTTTCTACTCATTTATGGGTTTAAACGCCGAATTTTAAACATCTCAAGTATTGGAAAAGGATTTCTTGCTTTTTTAATAGCGTTAGGTATTACAGGAAGTTTAGGGTTTGTATTATGGAAAGGTATTTTAGCTCTTTTCCCACAGTACCAAGAAATGCTTCATGGCTTTACTTATAATGGACATACCTATATTGCGGCCTTTGTTAGCTTATCACTTTCTTTATGTTTATACATTTATCATAAATTCTATACAGAAAAAAACACAGCCAGCTTACTTGTTGCTCCTATTGCTATTTGGTTAATTATCTGCACTTTTATTGTTTTTAAGTTAGAAGGCGCTAGCTTTTTTATTATTCCAGTATATTTTGCCCTTATAAGCTTATTTGTACTTATAAGACAACAAAAACCTAACCTTATTCTGTTAGCCTTATTAGCTTTTCCTGTAATAACAATTATGGCGCCTTTTGTAAAAATGTTTCCTGTAGGCTTGGGACTTAAAATCCTCTTTGTATCCTGTATTTTTGTGAGTTTAATTTTCGGATTTTTAATACCTGTTTTGGGGTTTTTTAAACATAAAAATCGATGGGCCTTACTCTTTTCTGTTATTGGATTATGCTTTTTAGGTTCGGCATGTTTAAATTCAGATTTCACAAATGATACACCAAAACCTAATAGCTTAGTCTACATTCTTGATGACAATAACAACACAGCTTCTTGGGCGACTTACGATACCATGTTAGATGAATGGAATAAAAGCAAATTAGGTGATTCACCTAAAGAAGCACTTCCCTTAAAAGATTACACAGCCGCTAGTAAATACAGTACTGGATTTACTTACATGAATACAGCCGAAATTAAAAAACTACCAAAACCTATCGTTGAAATATCTTGGGATACTATAATTAATGGAAAAAGAACAGTTGAATTATGTTTTAAATCAAAACGTCAAGCCGAACGCATTGAGGTCTATGCAGATACTTCTTTAGTCTTTAATAACGCCATTATTAATGGTGTAGAAGCACATAAAAACACACCATCAAAAACCGTTTTTGGCAACCGAAAAAGCAAACGTTTATTCAGCTATTATATAGCTGATAACGAACCTTTAGATATAGTGTTAACGGTTCCTGCCAATCAAAAAACCACATTAGAATTCTTTGAAGCAAGTTTTAATTTGTTACAAAATAATATGTTTAACGTTCCTAAACGACCTAAGAATATGATTCCAAAACCATTTGTATTAAACGATGCTATTATTCTTAAAAAAACCATGATTTTAGAATAA
- a CDS encoding M13 family metallopeptidase has translation MNTKMNKFLIVPVIAMAALTSCKQDEKKDVAVVEEEAVPGINLEYMDKSVTPGEDFFRHVNGTWLDNNEIPSDRTRWGSFDELRKQTDEDALGILKAAMADDKDLNKIDVLPGSDQEKAVQLFQTIMDTTSRDEQGVKPLEPYLAKIDAIENVDDLEDFLIEMEPTGSAGFFGFGVGSHPKNSDLNAAYLGNGSLGLSRDYYVDEDADTKEKLEKYRKHIAKMLQYIGEDEASAQEKANSILAFETSMAKPRMTKEDRRDARKRFNPKSLEQLNAMTPTVDWEKYLTGIGVKNIDTVIVTDPGYFKALDGILKEGHVQDWKNYLDWTLLRRSAGLLSTEIDKANWEFYGRDLRGSKKQRDREERALNTINGTIGEALGKLYVDQKFPPEAKEKAKNMIDNIKIAFENRINNLDWMEPETKEKAIEKLKKMKVKIAYPDQWKDYSNLEISSVEDGGTYFDNMKNVSKWNFQEDLADLGQPVDKSEWLMAPQIVNAYFMPPYNEIVFPAAILQPPFYNYQADMAVNYGGIGAVIGHEISHCFDDSGSRYDADGNLNNWWTDEDLKEFTALGKQLSDQYSNVKALPDVNLNGAYTLGENIGDLGGVNAAYDGLQLYLKENGNPGKIDGYTPEQRFFMSWATVWRTKYTEDALRSQIKTNTHSPGMYRATMPLMNVDGFYEAFNVKETDSMYLAPEDRVKIW, from the coding sequence ATGAACACTAAAATGAATAAATTTTTAATTGTTCCCGTTATTGCCATGGCAGCTTTAACATCTTGTAAACAAGACGAGAAAAAAGACGTTGCAGTAGTCGAGGAAGAAGCTGTTCCAGGAATTAATCTGGAATACATGGATAAGTCGGTAACACCAGGCGAGGATTTTTTTAGACACGTTAACGGAACGTGGTTAGATAACAACGAAATTCCATCAGATAGAACACGTTGGGGAAGTTTTGATGAGTTAAGAAAACAAACCGATGAAGACGCTTTAGGCATTTTAAAAGCCGCAATGGCCGATGATAAAGACCTAAATAAAATTGATGTTTTACCAGGGTCAGATCAAGAAAAGGCCGTGCAACTTTTTCAAACTATCATGGACACAACGTCAAGAGACGAGCAAGGTGTTAAACCACTTGAACCTTATTTAGCAAAAATAGACGCCATTGAAAATGTAGACGACCTTGAAGATTTCTTAATTGAAATGGAGCCAACAGGAAGTGCTGGGTTTTTTGGTTTTGGCGTTGGATCGCATCCAAAAAACAGCGATTTAAATGCCGCTTATTTAGGTAATGGTTCGTTAGGATTGAGTCGCGATTATTACGTTGACGAAGATGCCGATACCAAGGAAAAGTTAGAAAAGTATCGTAAGCATATAGCTAAAATGTTGCAATATATAGGAGAAGACGAAGCATCAGCTCAAGAAAAAGCAAACAGTATTTTGGCTTTTGAAACTAGTATGGCTAAACCAAGAATGACTAAAGAAGACCGTAGAGACGCACGTAAGCGTTTCAACCCAAAATCTTTAGAGCAATTAAACGCTATGACACCTACTGTAGATTGGGAAAAGTATTTAACAGGTATAGGCGTAAAAAATATAGATACGGTTATAGTAACCGACCCAGGCTATTTTAAAGCACTAGATGGAATACTAAAAGAAGGACATGTACAAGACTGGAAAAATTACCTAGACTGGACTTTATTACGTCGCTCAGCAGGATTACTATCAACCGAAATAGACAAAGCAAATTGGGAATTTTATGGTAGAGATTTAAGAGGATCTAAAAAGCAACGTGATAGAGAAGAACGCGCCTTAAATACGATTAATGGCACCATAGGTGAAGCTTTAGGAAAACTTTATGTAGACCAAAAGTTTCCGCCAGAAGCTAAAGAAAAAGCTAAAAATATGATAGATAATATTAAAATAGCTTTTGAAAACCGTATTAATAATCTGGATTGGATGGAGCCTGAAACCAAAGAAAAAGCGATTGAAAAGCTTAAGAAAATGAAGGTTAAAATAGCATATCCAGACCAATGGAAAGATTATTCTAACTTAGAAATTTCTAGTGTAGAAGACGGCGGAACTTATTTTGATAATATGAAAAACGTGTCAAAATGGAATTTCCAAGAAGATTTAGCTGATTTAGGGCAACCAGTTGATAAAAGCGAGTGGCTAATGGCACCACAAATTGTGAATGCTTATTTTATGCCTCCGTATAACGAGATTGTATTTCCAGCGGCCATTTTACAACCACCTTTTTATAACTATCAAGCCGATATGGCTGTTAATTACGGTGGAATAGGAGCTGTTATTGGTCATGAAATTTCTCACTGTTTTGACGATTCTGGATCACGATACGATGCCGATGGAAACTTAAATAATTGGTGGACAGATGAAGACTTAAAAGAATTCACGGCTTTAGGAAAACAATTATCAGATCAGTATAGCAATGTAAAAGCCTTGCCAGATGTTAATTTAAATGGCGCATATACATTAGGAGAAAATATTGGTGATTTAGGTGGTGTTAATGCTGCATACGATGGATTGCAATTGTACTTAAAAGAGAATGGTAATCCAGGAAAAATTGATGGGTATACACCAGAGCAACGCTTCTTTATGTCTTGGGCAACCGTTTGGAGAACTAAGTATACAGAAGATGCTTTAAGAAGCCAGATAAAAACAAATACACATTCACCAGGAATGTATAGAGCTACTATGCCGTTAATGAATGTTGATGGTTTTTATGAAGCTTTCAATGTAAAAGAAACAGATAGTATGTATTTAGCACCGGAAGATCGTGTGAAAATTTGGTAA